One Nocardia iowensis DNA window includes the following coding sequences:
- a CDS encoding FAD-binding oxidoreductase codes for MRSANAIDELARRLGERLRADRVFGPGDPAYAEAVTLWNGAVTTRPALVVRPRSSAEVATALTAAREFGLGVSVRGGGHDWAGRALRDGGLVIDLGAMRDVRIVGADAVAGGGSLAGDVVAAVARHGANVATGTAGVIGMAGLTLGGGYGLLLGTAGLAADNLLGAQVVLADGQLVSTEDDPELLWALRGGGGNFGVVTEMCIRTHPDRGLVGGIILFPWEQAATVSTRYAELVTDAPEGLTVLLEFTFVPDIGPCLLAVPVWSGEPRHAETAIAEVMRLGTPITSTVGPATQKDLLTQFDQAVPTGLHWDLRTRTVAALTPGILDLLIGLAEQRPGPGTGIGLRQFHGAATRVGADDTAFGLRTNHVVIEISAGRGPGDDADAYRNWAATVWTALEPHALPGGYPNFLLPEQHDQVAHAYGSHAARAIAAKQRYDPQHVFTATPLPDPAPCP; via the coding sequence GTGCGTTCCGCGAATGCGATCGATGAACTGGCCCGTCGTCTCGGGGAGCGGTTGCGTGCCGACCGCGTCTTCGGTCCGGGTGATCCGGCCTATGCCGAGGCCGTGACGTTATGGAACGGCGCGGTAACCACTCGGCCTGCCCTGGTCGTACGGCCCCGCAGCAGCGCCGAGGTCGCCACAGCCCTCACCGCGGCGCGGGAATTCGGTCTCGGGGTGTCGGTGCGCGGCGGAGGTCACGACTGGGCCGGGCGGGCATTGCGCGACGGCGGATTGGTGATCGACCTCGGAGCGATGCGCGACGTACGGATCGTCGGGGCCGACGCGGTAGCCGGCGGGGGAAGCCTGGCCGGTGATGTGGTGGCAGCTGTCGCGAGGCACGGCGCGAATGTCGCCACCGGGACCGCCGGGGTGATCGGCATGGCAGGTCTGACCCTCGGCGGCGGCTACGGCCTGCTACTCGGCACGGCCGGACTCGCCGCCGACAACCTGCTCGGCGCACAGGTCGTACTCGCCGACGGCCAACTCGTATCGACCGAGGATGATCCCGAACTGCTCTGGGCACTGCGGGGCGGCGGCGGGAATTTCGGTGTCGTCACCGAAATGTGCATCCGGACCCACCCCGACCGCGGTCTCGTCGGCGGGATCATCCTGTTCCCCTGGGAACAAGCGGCGACGGTGTCGACCCGGTACGCGGAATTGGTCACGGACGCTCCCGAAGGCTTGACCGTCTTGCTGGAATTCACCTTCGTCCCCGATATCGGGCCGTGTCTGCTCGCGGTGCCCGTCTGGTCCGGCGAACCACGGCACGCCGAAACCGCTATCGCCGAGGTCATGCGGCTCGGTACCCCGATCACCAGCACCGTCGGCCCGGCCACGCAGAAAGATCTGCTGACGCAGTTCGACCAGGCTGTCCCCACCGGATTGCATTGGGACCTGCGCACTCGTACCGTCGCGGCGCTGACGCCCGGCATCCTCGATCTCCTCATCGGCTTGGCGGAGCAGCGCCCCGGGCCGGGAACGGGAATCGGATTGCGGCAGTTCCACGGCGCCGCCACCCGCGTCGGCGCTGACGACACCGCCTTCGGCTTGCGCACCAACCATGTCGTCATCGAGATCTCCGCCGGACGCGGACCCGGCGATGACGCCGATGCGTACCGGAACTGGGCCGCAACCGTCTGGACCGCACTGGAACCGCATGCTCTGCCCGGCGGCTACCCCAACTTCCTTCTGCCAGAACAGCACGACCAGGTCGCCCACGCCTATGGCTCGCACGCGGCACGCGCGATCGCCGCGAAACAGCGCTACGACCCCCAGCACGTCTTCACCGCCACCCCGCTACCCGATCCTGCACCATGCCCATGA
- a CDS encoding helix-turn-helix domain-containing protein has translation MAVPNEPGSSATFAAEATAPGTAAARFGRFWREWEAQLGKKQPTPHFAPGSTGDFQMSARAVTAHDAVIADVRSESLISTYTSPPRQGDEQVLMHVVRRNAWRFARPREGEHTVPAGHFMLQRMGPPTFEQARRTAATVLIVPTAPLARLILDRLITGPASSAEMRLLLGQLQLVEQTARDLTPAGALAARNALLELVEGVLRQQADSTEPHLGPALAQAVKDLADSRLADPDLSPSMLARELGVSVRTLYRAFAAVEDSVAGYIRRRRLEQASLELLSPVGRPSISELAAHWHFADSSHFIRAFKSQYGRTPAEFAQTDTGDEPDTHPSRRA, from the coding sequence ATGGCGGTCCCGAACGAGCCCGGATCCAGCGCGACGTTCGCCGCAGAGGCCACCGCTCCCGGCACCGCGGCAGCGCGTTTCGGCCGTTTCTGGCGCGAGTGGGAAGCACAACTGGGTAAGAAGCAGCCGACCCCCCACTTCGCACCAGGCAGCACCGGTGACTTCCAGATGAGCGCCCGTGCCGTCACGGCGCACGACGCGGTGATCGCCGATGTCCGCAGCGAGTCCCTCATCAGCACCTACACCAGCCCACCTCGCCAAGGCGACGAGCAGGTGCTGATGCACGTGGTCCGCCGCAACGCCTGGCGATTCGCCCGACCGCGCGAGGGTGAGCACACCGTCCCCGCAGGGCATTTCATGCTCCAACGCATGGGTCCACCCACCTTCGAGCAAGCGCGGCGCACCGCGGCGACGGTCCTGATCGTGCCCACAGCACCTCTGGCCCGTCTGATCCTGGACCGGCTGATCACCGGACCGGCATCCTCGGCCGAGATGCGGCTGCTGCTGGGGCAGTTGCAGTTGGTCGAGCAGACCGCCCGGGACCTCACCCCGGCTGGTGCGCTGGCCGCCCGCAATGCCCTGCTCGAGTTGGTCGAGGGGGTGCTGCGGCAGCAGGCGGACAGCACCGAGCCCCACCTCGGCCCCGCCCTGGCTCAGGCGGTGAAAGACCTCGCGGACAGCCGCCTCGCCGATCCGGACCTCTCGCCCTCGATGCTGGCTCGCGAACTCGGCGTCTCCGTGCGCACGCTGTACCGGGCATTCGCGGCGGTCGAGGACAGCGTCGCCGGTTACATCCGCCGCCGCAGGCTCGAACAGGCCAGCCTCGAACTCCTCAGCCCCGTGGGTCGACCGAGCATCTCGGAACTGGCCGCCCACTGGCACTTCGCCGACAGCAGCCATTTCATCCGCGCCTTCAAGAGTCAGTACGGCCGCACCCCCGCCGAGTTCGCCCAGACGGATACCGGCGATGAACCAGACACACACCCGTCCCGGAGAGCGTGA
- a CDS encoding SDR family NAD(P)-dependent oxidoreductase: protein MDFQGKTALITGSGAIGGLGHTVATILVAGGADVVITGRDPHRGAQVVDDLGGQARFIQTDLADSQAVRQLTDDAGLVDILINNAAIVPNGPTAEQDLDVYEQTFAINVRAPFILTAALAPKMAANGGGSIVNITSTAAGIGMAGVALYGATKAALESLTRAWAPEFAPMKVRVNAVSPGPMRSSKMIAVVSPDAIRALGDAVPMARTADPIEVAEVVAFLAGDRASYMTGAIVPVDGGWTAAG from the coding sequence GTGGACTTCCAAGGAAAGACGGCTCTGATCACCGGCTCCGGCGCCATCGGCGGCCTCGGGCACACAGTGGCCACCATCTTGGTGGCCGGCGGCGCGGACGTGGTGATCACCGGCCGCGACCCGCACCGCGGTGCCCAAGTCGTCGACGACCTCGGCGGCCAGGCTCGGTTCATCCAGACCGACCTGGCCGACAGCCAAGCGGTGCGCCAGCTCACCGACGACGCCGGACTCGTCGACATCCTGATCAACAACGCGGCCATCGTGCCGAACGGCCCGACCGCCGAGCAGGACTTGGACGTGTACGAACAGACCTTCGCCATCAACGTGCGTGCGCCCTTCATCCTCACCGCCGCCTTGGCACCGAAGATGGCCGCCAACGGCGGCGGCAGCATCGTCAACATCACCTCGACAGCCGCTGGGATCGGTATGGCCGGCGTGGCCCTCTACGGTGCTACCAAGGCAGCGCTGGAATCCCTGACTCGCGCCTGGGCCCCGGAATTCGCTCCCATGAAGGTACGCGTCAACGCCGTTTCGCCCGGCCCGATGCGCTCCTCGAAGATGATCGCCGTGGTGAGCCCGGACGCCATCCGCGCCCTGGGTGACGCGGTGCCGATGGCCCGCACGGCCGACCCGATCGAAGTCGCCGAGGTGGTCGCCTTCTTGGCCGGTGACCGCGCCAGCTACATGACCGGCGCAATCGTCCCCGTCGACGGAGGCTGGACCGCCGCCGGATGA